In Candidatus Nitrosocosmicus arcticus, the following proteins share a genomic window:
- a CDS encoding YncE family protein encodes MKIKINKPDIFVTGILIAAMFLFSSYAIISFAQTQTSSNHTQTSSNHTQTSSNHTQTSSNHTQTSSNHTQTSSKQESNLNPIFITHRASNSVLTLPSEKVWPAGRDMTYIDATDDGKIIVATSTGDDQIVVFNGTNGNIINKIKVGEYPTGIKISPNKKFVIVPNQLPGTASIIDLEKMKVIDEIKVGKIPHNTVFSPNGTKAYLTIQGEDKVVVFDVNDSFKKTAEIKVAQGPHNLDITGDGKLLFVANAASSDVAAINTTTLKIIKKIPVTLGHHGIDISPNDKRAYVSGVGDDKISVIDVDKLELIKQVTVGKGPHGIRTSSDGKNIYVAVTNTNELVVINTDTLAVSEKIPVGKIPFWIAVPGNT; translated from the coding sequence TGAAAATTAAGATTAATAAACCAGATATATTTGTAACAGGAATTCTGATTGCTGCTATGTTTTTGTTTAGTTCTTATGCGATAATTAGTTTTGCGCAAACACAAACCTCCTCAAATCATACACAAACCTCCTCAAATCATACACAAACCTCCTCAAATCATACACAAACCTCCTCAAATCATACACAAACCTCCTCAAATCATACACAAACCTCCTCAAAACAAGAATCAAATCTAAATCCAATATTTATTACGCATAGGGCAAGCAATAGTGTTTTGACATTGCCCAGTGAAAAGGTATGGCCTGCTGGTCGAGATATGACATACATAGATGCAACAGATGATGGAAAAATTATTGTCGCTACAAGCACCGGCGACGATCAAATTGTTGTATTTAATGGCACTAATGGTAATATAATTAATAAAATAAAGGTAGGCGAATATCCAACGGGAATCAAAATATCACCTAATAAAAAATTTGTAATTGTTCCTAATCAACTTCCGGGTACAGCAAGCATCATAGATTTAGAAAAAATGAAAGTTATTGATGAAATAAAGGTAGGGAAGATTCCGCATAATACAGTATTCTCGCCGAATGGGACCAAAGCATATTTGACCATTCAAGGAGAAGACAAAGTTGTAGTTTTTGATGTAAATGATTCCTTTAAGAAAACTGCAGAAATTAAGGTGGCTCAGGGCCCACATAATTTAGACATTACAGGAGATGGCAAATTACTTTTTGTAGCTAATGCTGCGTCAAGCGATGTTGCAGCTATTAACACAACCACGCTTAAAATCATCAAGAAAATTCCAGTAACCTTAGGTCATCATGGTATAGATATATCCCCTAATGATAAAAGAGCATATGTTTCTGGAGTAGGTGATGATAAGATAAGTGTAATTGATGTGGATAAATTAGAATTAATAAAGCAAGTAACAGTAGGCAAAGGACCTCACGGTATACGTACAAGCTCCGACGGAAAAAATATTTATGTTGCTGTAACTAATACTAATGAGCTTGTGGTAATCAATACCGATACATTGGCGGTATCTGAAAAAATACCTGTAGGAAAGATTCCCTTCTGGATAGCTGTTCCAGGAAATACTTAA